The following coding sequences lie in one Chionomys nivalis chromosome 8, mChiNiv1.1, whole genome shotgun sequence genomic window:
- the Ppp2r5b gene encoding serine/threonine-protein phosphatase 2A 56 kDa regulatory subunit beta isoform encodes METKLPPASTPTSPSSPGLSPVPPPDKVDGFSRRSLRRARPRRSHSSSQFRYQSNQQELTPLPLLKDVPASELHELLSRKLAQCGVMFDFLDCVADLKGKEVKRAALNELVECVGSTRGVLIEPVYPDIIRMISINIFRTLPPSENPEFDPEEDEPNLEPSWPHLQLVYEFFLRFLESPDFQPSVAKRYVDQKFVLMLLELFDSEDPREREYLKTILHRVYGKFLGLRAYIRKQCTHIFLRFIYELEHFNGVAELLEILGSIINGFALPLKTEHKQFLVRVLIPLHSVKSLSVFHAQLAYCVVQFLEKDATLTEHVIRGLLKYWPKTCTQKEVMFLGEMEEILDVIEPSQFVKIQEPLFKQVARCVSSPHFQVAERALYFWNNEYILSLIEDNCHTVLPAVFGTLYQVSKEHWNPTIVSLIYNVLKTFMEMNGKLFDELTASYKLEKQQEQQKAQERQELWRGLEELQLRRLQGTQGSKEAPLPRPTPQVAASGGQS; translated from the exons ATGGAGACAAAGCTGCCCCCTGCGAGCACCCCCACAAGCCCCTCCTCCCCAGGGCTGTCTCCGGTGCCCCCCCCAGACAAGGTGGACGGCTTCTCCCGCCGGTCCCTCCGCAGAGCTCGGCCCCGCCGTTCACACAGCTCTTCTCAATTCCGCTATCAGAGCAACCAGCAAGAGCTCACTCCGCTGCCCCTTCTCAAAG ATGTGCCAGCCTCTGAGTTGCATGAGTTGCTGAGCCGGAAACTGGCCCAGTGTGGGGTGATGTTTGACTTCTTGGACTGTGTGGCTGACCTCAAGGGGAAGGAGGTGAAGCGTGCGGCCCTCAATGAACTGGTGGAATGTGTGGGGAGCACCCGGGGTGTCCTCATTGAGCCTGTCTACCCAGACATCATCCGCATG ATATCAATAAATATCTTTCGGACCCTGCCACCCAGTGAGAACCCTGAATTTGACCCTGAAGAGGATGAGCCCAACCTTGAGCCTTCGTGGCCACATCTACAG CTGGTGTACGAGTTTTTCCTGCGTTTCTTGGAGAGTCCAGACTTCCAGCCCTCTGTGGCCAAGAGATATGTGGATCAAAAGTTTGTCCTGATG CTCCTGGAGCTATTTGACAGCGAGGACCCTCGGGAACGTGAGTACCTCAAGACCATCTTGCATCGGGTGTATGGCAAGTTCCTGGGTCTCCGGGCCTACATCCGCAAGCAGTGCACCCACATCTTCCTCCG GTTCATCTATGAGCTGGAGCACTTCAATGGTGTGGCCGAACTGCTGGAGATCTTAGGAAG CATCATCAATGGCTTTGCGCTGCCCCTGAAGACTGAGCACAAGCAGTTTCTGGTTCGAGTCCTGATCCCCTTGCACTCTGTCAAGTCGCTTTCTGTTTTTCATGCCCAG CTGGCATACTGTGTGGTGCAGTTCCTGGAGAAGGATGCCACTTTGACCGAGCAT GTTATCCGGGGGCTCCTCAAATACTGGCCTAAAACCTGCACCCAGAAGGAG GTGATGTTCCTGGGGGAGATGGAAGAAATTCTTGATGTCATCGAGCCCTCCCAGTTTGTGAAGATCCAGGAGCCCCTCTTCAAGCAGGTGGCTCgctgtgtctccagcccccatttccaG GTTGCAGAGCGGGCTCTGTATTTCTGGAACAATGAGTACATCTTGAGCCTCATCGAGGACAACTGCCACACTGTGCTGCCTGCGGTATTTGGGACCCTCTACCAAGTATCCAAGGAGCACTGGAACCC AACCATCGTCTCGCTGATCTACAACGTACTCAAGACTTTCATGGAGATGAATGGGAAGCTGTTTGACGAGCTCACGGCCTCTTACAAGCTGGAGAAACAGCA GGAGCAGCAGAAGGCCCAGGAACGACAGGAGCTATGGCGAGGTTTGGAGGAGCTGCAGCTACGACGGCTACAGGGGACTCAAGGGTCCAAGGAAGCCCCCCTTCCTCGGCCTACACCCCAGGTTGCTGCCAGTGGGGGTCAGAGCTAG